One Primulina huaijiensis isolate GDHJ02 chromosome 8, ASM1229523v2, whole genome shotgun sequence genomic region harbors:
- the LOC140982844 gene encoding uncharacterized protein translates to MSIFRRFEIVEHSPSCFTRETSIVNQFKHVMLNPDFLPSSHYVEDGFDHVLDVLTYPPLLSDEFEAFADLIRTEEIPFPAPTRRVIRRVGLGLGTELYLQSLGDRVSDLEFGFDRLGREKRGKKNTGERKYTWTAEIKCPEKIGVDRKYKLTAEKKGLENNYKWTAEIKGKGGGGCLPFERTYTAKVCNGGGSSESGKKCEKVKGKGKSVGSAARIAEIEDPHDHGALVLRQVFARRLEKSKGKRRVLSPLDAATQIQISFRAYLIRRSQALRGLRELAVAKTKLKEIRALFNNFSYRRRLTHDAEERQRFSEKIIVLLLTVDAIEGADIMVRAVKKAMVNELEAMLDVVDPQPHGKSVSFRRRTFDMPEASINKELAAGVAQVVQMLDQEANNSETFEAYL, encoded by the exons ATGAGCATATTCAGGAGATTTGAGATCGTCGAGCACTCGCCATCTTGCTTCACTAGAGAAACCTCCATTGTTAATCAATTTAAGCACGTAATGCTAAACCCAGATTTTCTCCCTTCATCCCATTACGTTGAAGATGGGTTCGATCACGTTCTTGATGTGCTGACCTATCCACCCCTTCTGTCGGATGAATTCGAGGCATTTGCGGATCTGATTCGAACGGAGGAAATCCCGTTTCCCGCTCCCACTCGCCGCGTCATCCGCCGTGTCGGACTGGGTCTGGGGACGGAACTGTACTTACAGTCGCTCGGTGATCGGGTTTCCGATTTGGAGTTCGGGTTTGATAGGCTGGGGAGGGAGAAGAGAGGTAAGAAGAACACCGGGGAGAGGAAGTACACCTGGACGGCGGAGATTAAGTGCCCGGAGAAGATTGGAGTTGACCGGAAGTACAAGCTCACGGCGGAGAAGAAGGGCCTGGAGAATAACTACAAATGGACGGCGGAGATTAAGGGGAAGGGCGGTGGGGGTTGTTTGCCTTTCGAACGAACTTACACTGCGAAGGTGTGTAATGGCGGCGGCAGCAGCGAATCGGGGAAGAAATGCGAGAAAGTGAAAGGGAAGGGCAAATCAGTGGGCTCCGCTGCTCGCATTGCTGAGATTGAAGATCCTCATGATCATGGGGCCCTTGTATTAAGGCAG GTTTTCGCCAGAAGATTGGAAAAGAGCAAGGGTAAGAGGAGAGTATTGTCTCCACTAGATGCAGCAACACAGATTCAGATTAGTTTCCGGGCGTACCTTATTCGAAGATCTCAAGCTTTACGTGGACTTCGAGAGCTTGCCGTTGCCAAGACCAAATTGAAGGAGATTAGGGCTTTGTTCAACAACTTCTCTTATCGTCGTCGTCTTACCCATGATGCAGAGGAGAGGCAGAGGTTCTCTGAGAAGATCATTGTGCTACTTCTCACTGTTGATGCCATTGAG GGTGCTGATATTATGGTTCGAGCTGTGAAAAAGGCTATGGTTAACGAGCTAGAAGCAATGCTTGACGTGGTGGACCCACAGCCTCATGGAAAATCTGTGTCCTTCCGAAGGAGAACGTTCGATATGCCAGAAGCCTCAATCAACAAAGAACTTGCTGCAGGAGTTGCTCAAGTGGTTCAGATGCTCGATCAAGAAGCCAATAACTCAGAGACTTTCGAAGCTTATCTTTAA
- the LOC140982842 gene encoding acid beta-fructofuranosidase-like isoform X2 yields MATASPHASPYDLERATSYAPIPSGPDSSSAVADNRRSKKLLLSILFTPFLLFSIILLTKDTGLETKSSTSAADFSPDSDRTEPPSRGVVQGVSEKGFRRVGGGGLTFPWTNEMLSWQRTAYHFQPEKNWMNGPLFYKGWYHLFYQYNPDGAIWGNITWGHAVSKDLIHWLHLPFAMVPDQWYDINGVWTGSATILPDGQIIILYTGDTHDLVQVQCLAYPANSSDPLLLEWIKDSANPVLVPPPGIGSKDFRDPTTAWLSPDNEKWRITIGSMRNKTGISIVYETKDFRNYELLSGYLHQVPGTGMWECIDFYPISTTESNGLDTSSNGPGVKHVMKVSLDDDKNDYYALGTYDPMKNKWTPDDPESDVGIGLRYDYGKYYASKTFYDQNKERRILWGWIRETDAEDLDVLKGWACVQSIPRTVVFDEKTGSNILQWPVKEVESLRSDCVEFKDVNLGPGSITPLEIDSGSQLDIVATFEINSETLEMTNRADISYDCPTSGGAANRGTLGPFGIVVLADDKLSELTPVYFYVTKGTNGKLDVHFCADELRSSVSHDVDKIVYGSKVPVLDGEKFSMRSLVDHSIVESFAQGGRTVITSRVYPTKAINEAPRVFLFNNATTANITASVKIWKIKSADIRPFPSDQLRHEADSSQKFPRSL; encoded by the exons ATGGCCACCGCTTCTCCCCACGCCTCGCCGTATGATCTCGAACGCGCCACCTCCTACGCCCCCATCCCCTCCGGCCCCGACTCCTCCTCCGCCGTCGCCGACAACCGGAGGTCCAAGAAGCTCTTGCTCTCTATTCTGTTTACACCTTTTCTTCTGTTTTCCATAATTCTCTTGACCAAGGATACAGGTTTAGAAACCAAGTCTTCAACTTCAGCTGCTGATTTCTCTCCGGATAGTGATCGGACGGAACCACCGTCAAGAGGGGTTGTGCAAGGGGTATCGGAGAAGGGTTTCCGTCGGGTGGGCGGCGGCGGCCTGACTTTTCCATGGACTAATGAGATGCTGTCTTGGCAGAGGACGGCTTACCATTTTCAACCTGAGAAGAACTGGATGAATG GTCCATTGTTCTACAAAGGATGGTACCACTTATTCTACCAATACAACCCGGACGGAGCTATTTGGGGCAATATCACATGGGGCCATGCAGTATCAAAGGACCTAATCCATTGGCTGCACCTCCCTTTTGCAATGGTCCCTGATCAATGGTATGATATAAATGGAGTATGGACCGGGTCGGCCACCATCCTACCTGATGGTCAGATCATAATCTTGTATACCGGAGACACGCACGACCTCGTGCAGGTGCAGTGTCTCGCATACCCTGCCAACTCATCAGATCCTCTGCTTCTTGAATGGATCAAGGACTCGGCTAACCCGGTTCTTGTCCCTCCGCCAGGGATCGGTTCGAAGGACTTTAGGGACCCGACCACTGCGTGGCTTAGCCCGGATAATGAAAAGTGGCGGATCACGATTGGGTCGATGAGGAACAAAACGGGTATTTCAATTGTTTATGAGACAAAAGACTTTAGGAACTATGAGTTGTTGAGTGGCTATTTGCATCAAGTCCCGGGTACTGGTATGTGGGAGTGCATCGACTTTTACCCGATTTCGACTACTGAGTCAAATGGGCTGGACACGTCATCTAACGGGCCGGGTGTGAAGCATGTAATGAAAGTGAGTTTGGATGATGACAAGAATGATTATTATGCTCTTGGAACCTATGATCCGATGAAGAACAAGTGGACACCCGACGACCCTGAATCGGATGTGGGTATCGGTTTGAGATATGATTATGGTAAATATTATGCCTCAAAGACATTTTATGACCAAAATAAAGAGAGAAGAATCTTGTGGGGATGGATTAGAGAAACTGATGCTGAAGATCTTGATGTTTTGAAAGGTTGGGCCTGTGTTCAG TCTATCCCGAGGACCGTAGTATTCGACGAAAAGACAGGAAGCAACATACTTCAGTGGCCAGTTAAAGAAGTCGAGAGCTTGAGATCAGACTGTGTTGAATTCAAGGACGTGAATCTTGGTCCAGGATCGATCACGCCACTCGAGATCGACTCAGGATCCCAG TTGGACATTGTTGCCACGTTTGAAATCAACAGTGAGACGTTAGAAATGACGAACAGAGCTGATATTAGCTACGATTGCCCCACAAGTGGCGGTGCTGCTAATCGGGGGACGTTAGGACCATTCGGGATTGTGGTGCTTGCCGACGATAAGCTATCAGAACTAACACCTGTCTATTTCTATGTCACCAAAGGAACTAATGGGAAGCTGGACGTTCATTTTTGTGCTGATGAGTTGAG ATCATCGGTTTCTCATGATGTTGATAAAATAGTCTATGGAAGCAAAGTGCCAGTTCTTGATGGTGAAAAGTTCTCCATGAGATCATTG GTCGACCACTCCATCGTGGAGAGTTTTGCTCAAGGAGGAAGAACAGTGATTACATCAAGAGTTTATCCTACGAAAGCGATTAACGAAGCACCACGAGTTTTCTTGTTCAACAATGCTACAACAGCAAATATCACTGCATCAGTCAAGATATGGAAGATAAAATCAGCTGACATTCGTCCCTTCCCCTCAGATCAGCTTCGACACGAGGCGGATTCGAGCCAAAAATTTCCCAgaagtttataa
- the LOC140982842 gene encoding acid beta-fructofuranosidase-like isoform X1 gives MATASPHASPYDLERATSYAPIPSGPDSSSAVADNRRSKKLLLSILFTPFLLFSIILLTKDTGLETKSSTSAADFSPDSDRTEPPSRGVVQGVSEKGFRRVGGGGLTFPWTNEMLSWQRTAYHFQPEKNWMNDPNGPLFYKGWYHLFYQYNPDGAIWGNITWGHAVSKDLIHWLHLPFAMVPDQWYDINGVWTGSATILPDGQIIILYTGDTHDLVQVQCLAYPANSSDPLLLEWIKDSANPVLVPPPGIGSKDFRDPTTAWLSPDNEKWRITIGSMRNKTGISIVYETKDFRNYELLSGYLHQVPGTGMWECIDFYPISTTESNGLDTSSNGPGVKHVMKVSLDDDKNDYYALGTYDPMKNKWTPDDPESDVGIGLRYDYGKYYASKTFYDQNKERRILWGWIRETDAEDLDVLKGWACVQSIPRTVVFDEKTGSNILQWPVKEVESLRSDCVEFKDVNLGPGSITPLEIDSGSQLDIVATFEINSETLEMTNRADISYDCPTSGGAANRGTLGPFGIVVLADDKLSELTPVYFYVTKGTNGKLDVHFCADELRSSVSHDVDKIVYGSKVPVLDGEKFSMRSLVDHSIVESFAQGGRTVITSRVYPTKAINEAPRVFLFNNATTANITASVKIWKIKSADIRPFPSDQLRHEADSSQKFPRSL, from the exons ATGGCCACCGCTTCTCCCCACGCCTCGCCGTATGATCTCGAACGCGCCACCTCCTACGCCCCCATCCCCTCCGGCCCCGACTCCTCCTCCGCCGTCGCCGACAACCGGAGGTCCAAGAAGCTCTTGCTCTCTATTCTGTTTACACCTTTTCTTCTGTTTTCCATAATTCTCTTGACCAAGGATACAGGTTTAGAAACCAAGTCTTCAACTTCAGCTGCTGATTTCTCTCCGGATAGTGATCGGACGGAACCACCGTCAAGAGGGGTTGTGCAAGGGGTATCGGAGAAGGGTTTCCGTCGGGTGGGCGGCGGCGGCCTGACTTTTCCATGGACTAATGAGATGCTGTCTTGGCAGAGGACGGCTTACCATTTTCAACCTGAGAAGAACTGGATGAATG ATCCTAATG GTCCATTGTTCTACAAAGGATGGTACCACTTATTCTACCAATACAACCCGGACGGAGCTATTTGGGGCAATATCACATGGGGCCATGCAGTATCAAAGGACCTAATCCATTGGCTGCACCTCCCTTTTGCAATGGTCCCTGATCAATGGTATGATATAAATGGAGTATGGACCGGGTCGGCCACCATCCTACCTGATGGTCAGATCATAATCTTGTATACCGGAGACACGCACGACCTCGTGCAGGTGCAGTGTCTCGCATACCCTGCCAACTCATCAGATCCTCTGCTTCTTGAATGGATCAAGGACTCGGCTAACCCGGTTCTTGTCCCTCCGCCAGGGATCGGTTCGAAGGACTTTAGGGACCCGACCACTGCGTGGCTTAGCCCGGATAATGAAAAGTGGCGGATCACGATTGGGTCGATGAGGAACAAAACGGGTATTTCAATTGTTTATGAGACAAAAGACTTTAGGAACTATGAGTTGTTGAGTGGCTATTTGCATCAAGTCCCGGGTACTGGTATGTGGGAGTGCATCGACTTTTACCCGATTTCGACTACTGAGTCAAATGGGCTGGACACGTCATCTAACGGGCCGGGTGTGAAGCATGTAATGAAAGTGAGTTTGGATGATGACAAGAATGATTATTATGCTCTTGGAACCTATGATCCGATGAAGAACAAGTGGACACCCGACGACCCTGAATCGGATGTGGGTATCGGTTTGAGATATGATTATGGTAAATATTATGCCTCAAAGACATTTTATGACCAAAATAAAGAGAGAAGAATCTTGTGGGGATGGATTAGAGAAACTGATGCTGAAGATCTTGATGTTTTGAAAGGTTGGGCCTGTGTTCAG TCTATCCCGAGGACCGTAGTATTCGACGAAAAGACAGGAAGCAACATACTTCAGTGGCCAGTTAAAGAAGTCGAGAGCTTGAGATCAGACTGTGTTGAATTCAAGGACGTGAATCTTGGTCCAGGATCGATCACGCCACTCGAGATCGACTCAGGATCCCAG TTGGACATTGTTGCCACGTTTGAAATCAACAGTGAGACGTTAGAAATGACGAACAGAGCTGATATTAGCTACGATTGCCCCACAAGTGGCGGTGCTGCTAATCGGGGGACGTTAGGACCATTCGGGATTGTGGTGCTTGCCGACGATAAGCTATCAGAACTAACACCTGTCTATTTCTATGTCACCAAAGGAACTAATGGGAAGCTGGACGTTCATTTTTGTGCTGATGAGTTGAG ATCATCGGTTTCTCATGATGTTGATAAAATAGTCTATGGAAGCAAAGTGCCAGTTCTTGATGGTGAAAAGTTCTCCATGAGATCATTG GTCGACCACTCCATCGTGGAGAGTTTTGCTCAAGGAGGAAGAACAGTGATTACATCAAGAGTTTATCCTACGAAAGCGATTAACGAAGCACCACGAGTTTTCTTGTTCAACAATGCTACAACAGCAAATATCACTGCATCAGTCAAGATATGGAAGATAAAATCAGCTGACATTCGTCCCTTCCCCTCAGATCAGCTTCGACACGAGGCGGATTCGAGCCAAAAATTTCCCAgaagtttataa